From Antedon mediterranea chromosome 9, ecAntMedi1.1, whole genome shotgun sequence, a single genomic window includes:
- the LOC140059442 gene encoding uncharacterized protein isoform X2, translating into MTERLKILKRDLSRCYRGVRRYRWFKCILFDHLATGDITNSSIGHDLFNKLEEKGLISPTDINLLLEVTELSRVERAKDLVRRYMIDNDVQNTLDGPKLSYYRKQLYKAMRQVDPGELQQVIAFYEIAQYNYTNIWDVILHLEVEKQLTDDLDQIQSLAGCLNQRGKDILLGNERQEQVQVRERGTQEQPTSIFGA; encoded by the exons ATGACAGAAAGGTTGAAGATCTTGAAACGTGATCTAAGTAGATGCTACAGAGGTGTGAGGAGGTACCGTTGGTTTAAATGCATCCTATTTGATCACTTAGCTACGGGTGACATTACAAATTCCTCTATCGGACACGATCTATTCAATAAACTCGAAGAAAAAGGTCTCATCTCACCTACTGATATTAACTTACTATTAGAGGTTACGGAACTAAGTAGAGTGGAGCGTGCTAAAGATCTAGTTAGAAGGTACATGATTGACAACGATGTTCAGAATACACTGGATGGACCAAAGTTGTCATATTATCGTAAGCAACTGTATAAAGCCATGAGACAAGTTGATCCAGGTGAATTGCAACAAGTTATTGCTTTCTATGAAATAGCCCAATATAACTACACAAATATTTGGGATGTAATACTTCATCTGGAAGTTGAGAAACAGCTCACAGATGATCTAGATCAAATACAAAGCTTAGCAGGCTGTCTAAATCAAAGAGGAAAAGACATTCTACTTGGTAATG AACGACAGGAACAAGTGCAGGTGAGAGAGAGAGGAACACAGGAACAACCAACAAGTATTTTTGGTGCGTAG
- the LOC140058946 gene encoding uncharacterized protein isoform X2, translating to MVVAISVVLLGVIYANECPGKDKHIIHEAQDNRLSCEKEEEDEGVDKYKTETNDKRMIHEAQDNRLSCEKEEEDEGVDKYKTETNDKHIIHEAQDNRLSCEKEEEDEGVDKYKTETNDKRMIHEAQDNRLSCEKEEEDEGVDKYRTETNDKHIIHEAQDNRLSCEKEEEEEGVDKYRTETNDKRM from the coding sequence ATGGTCGTTGCTATTAGTGTCGTTCTTCTAGGTGTCATTTATGCGAACGAATGTCCTGGGAAAGATAAACATATAATACATGAAGCTCAGGATAATAGGTTATCGTgtgaaaaagaagaagaagatgaagggGTTGATAAGTACAAAACAGAAACTAATGATAAACGTATGATACATGAAGCTCAGGATAATAGGTTATCGTgtgaaaaagaagaagaagatgaagggGTTGATAAGTACAAAACAGAAACTAATGATAAACATATAATACATGAAGCTCAGGATAATAGGTTATCGTgtgaaaaagaagaagaagatgaagggGTTGATAAGTACAAAACAGAAACTAATGATAAACGTATGATACATGAAGCTCAGGATAATAGGTTATCGTgtgaaaaagaagaagaagatgaagggGTTGATAAGTACAGAACAGAAACTAATGATAAACATATAATACATGAAGCTCAGGATAATAGGTTATCGTgtgaaaaagaagaagaagaagaagggGTTGATAAGTACAGAACAGAAACTAATGATAAACGTATGTAA
- the LOC140058946 gene encoding uncharacterized protein isoform X1, with protein MKKESDSLMVVAISVVLLGVIYANECPGKDKHIIHEAQDNRLSCEKEEEDEGVDKYKTETNDKRMIHEAQDNRLSCEKEEEDEGVDKYKTETNDKHIIHEAQDNRLSCEKEEEDEGVDKYKTETNDKRMIHEAQDNRLSCEKEEEDEGVDKYRTETNDKHIIHEAQDNRLSCEKEEEEEGVDKYRTETNDKRM; from the exons ATGAAGAAAGAATCAg attCCTTAATGGTCGTTGCTATTAGTGTCGTTCTTCTAGGTGTCATTTATGCGAACGAATGTCCTGGGAAAGATAAACATATAATACATGAAGCTCAGGATAATAGGTTATCGTgtgaaaaagaagaagaagatgaagggGTTGATAAGTACAAAACAGAAACTAATGATAAACGTATGATACATGAAGCTCAGGATAATAGGTTATCGTgtgaaaaagaagaagaagatgaagggGTTGATAAGTACAAAACAGAAACTAATGATAAACATATAATACATGAAGCTCAGGATAATAGGTTATCGTgtgaaaaagaagaagaagatgaagggGTTGATAAGTACAAAACAGAAACTAATGATAAACGTATGATACATGAAGCTCAGGATAATAGGTTATCGTgtgaaaaagaagaagaagatgaagggGTTGATAAGTACAGAACAGAAACTAATGATAAACATATAATACATGAAGCTCAGGATAATAGGTTATCGTgtgaaaaagaagaagaagaagaagggGTTGATAAGTACAGAACAGAAACTAATGATAAACGTATGTAA